The Meriones unguiculatus strain TT.TT164.6M chromosome 3, Bangor_MerUng_6.1, whole genome shotgun sequence genomic sequence CCCTGTATGAAATGTGTGCTAACAGAATTGTGCCAACATTTTTCCTGAACCGCACATCGTGAGTACCAGGAAATCCCAAACACTACCTGAGCTGTGGTGATATTTTGAGTCAGCAGGGTGACTGAGGGGCTTAAATCCCCAGGGGGCATCAATGAACTAATGGGCGGAGCGGGAAGATCATGGCTAGTGAAATAGCTGAAATTGTCAAAGATAAACTCGGAGGCAGAGAACAGGTGATGGGAGCTAGTCAGTCACCTTTCTCCGCCTTCCGGCTTCCCCATCCTCTggccctgtctctctgtctcctcttctctccttctaccatacaGGAGGGTTGTGGTTACAGGGAACCTCATCACATGGATGGCTCTTGATACAGAGTATGAGAGGTGGCTGGTTTCCATATCAGCTACCCACGTGAACAGCTTAGGGTTAGAGTTTATTAAAAATCCTGCAGCTAAATCGACATTGCTGCCTGTTTTCAGCTGAGCTGCGCTGTGCTCTTCCGTTTATTCAATTTACAGAAGACTTTAGCCTGTTTTAAACAGCTTAGTGATGGAAGTTCCAGCCCAAGACTCCAGCCTTATCCCTCCCGGCCTAATTCCAGAGCCTCAGAGCCACACAGCTGGACTGTTTGTCTGTGTTACCTTTGCCCCTGTTGGCAAGGAGCATCAGCGACATGAGTCAAGAAATCAGGACACATCTCGACGTTAGGAGTTCTCTCCTTCAGTCTGCCTGACCAGGGTCACCAAGAGTGGGTGTCCCTCGGGGACTTTAAGAAACTAGAAGATACAGCTGTGAACTTGggaggatatttttttttctttcaacaagGAATCTTGTGCCATGAGGTTAAAGTAACAAACTTCTGAACATCGAGGCAAACACCAACCTGatgacacacacactcattatGAATGAAGACAACCTGAGAATGCATGCCCTAATTCTAttataaatgaaaacaacttGGTAATGAGCACACTGATTTTATTATAAATGAAAAGAGCTGATAAGCAGGGAGCggtaaacaggaaaaaaaatacattgtggAAGTTGATGGCTGcgtgttttaaaaattagttggTATAAATCCGTAATGTGACAGCAGCAAAGCATGGCTGCTTCGTCACTGTGGCTCGGGGGAGCTCTGAGCTCTCTTTCCTCTGCATGAATTCATTCTTACCCGATAGTAACCTAgctcagcctttttgtttttctccccttttcttagaaacagattcttttctcataaaacATAATCCCAATatagttcccctccctctgctgctctaagtccctccccacctcctctcccacccAAATCCACTCACattttctgcctttcattagaaaagaacaagctTCTTCTAAGTGGTAACAACCAAaggtgacaaaataaaatatagtgagATGCAACAAAAACCATCACGTCGAAGCTGaacaaggcaaaccaacagagGACACGAgctcaagagaaggcacaagaatcagagacccattgGTTCGCATAGTAATTAGgtaggagtcccataaaaaccaCTAAATTGAAAGCCATTGTGTGTCtgccctgtgcctgctgcttcGGTCTCTGCTGAGTTCACATGAGCAATGCTCAGTTGATTTATAGGGCCTTGTTCTGGTGTCCTCCATGCCCTCTGGCTCTTTCGCTCTTTCTGCCTGCTTTTCTGGGGTTCCCTGTGTGGTGAGGGGAGAGATTTGACGGAGACATTCCATTTAGAGCTATGTGTTCTGAGGTCTCGGTCTCTGTCTGTAATGTCTGGATGTATTTCTTCTCACTTGCTGCAGGAAGAAGCTCTTTTGATGCTGGCTGAGCACTCACAGATCTACAGGATCAGCTAAATAatgttaggagtcattttattgctttgtTCCTTTAGCACAACGGTAGCATTTGGTTTTACCCTGGGACTCTGGACTATCTAGTCTCTGGCTGTTGGTCACCCAGGTATGGCTTCCATCTGTGGAGCCAGCCTAAATCAAATCGGACATTGGTTGGTCActtccacaagctttgtgccagcGTTGCCACCATAGcacattttgcaggcaggacagattgtagatcagaggttttgtgtctgggttgGTGTTCATGTTCTCTTTTGGCAGTCTGCAGAGTACTGTCCCATACCAAAGACCCCAGAACATGGAGGTGAAGGTTCTATGCAGGCCTCCCCGCTTAATCTCTCCATGTTCAAGGAGTTGTGTGGGTGCTGCCTTTAGGAATGAGCCTTGCTGTCGGTCTGTAGAGAGCAATCTATTATTTTGGCAATAGCCGAGGTTGTTTGGAGGATttccatgggacccctttggccaacaactcaattggacATAACCCAGTCCTGGTATCGGAAGCCTCATTTGGCGACAAGAGTGGCCGGTTGggactctgtctctctcactatTTGGCGAGTGCGTTAGAATCACCTTCATACACTGTAGGAAGCTTCCACTGCAGTAGGTTTTCATACCACCCCTCAAGTGCCCTCCAATTCTGGTGTGTCTCTCTGCATACCCTCCCTCAACCCtgtctcccctcctcttcctcacctgATCCTCCCTGCCCCCCATGCCCAGTTCACCTTTAAAACTTAGTATATGTCTCCCAGGGAGATAGATCCATGTGTCCCTCTTAGTCCCTTCCTCTGTACCTAACCTCTCTGTGTCTATGggtgtagcttggttatcatttatttaatggctaatatccgcACACAAACagatacataccatatttatctttttatatctgggttacctcactcaggttgatttttttttttcaacttccatccatctgcctgcaaatttcatgatgtcattttttgttttgttttgttttaacagctgagtaatactctatagTATGaatgtaccatgttttctttatccattcttctgttgaaggacatctagggtttttcttttccccccagtttttggctattatgaacagactgcaatgaatatggctgagcaagtgtccttgctgtAGATCAGTTCCTATCTTCCTGAGTAACATTTCCATATTGGCTGTATGAGTTTGCATTCTTGCCAGCAACTAAGGAGTGTCCCCattgctccacatcctccccagcatgtactgtcacttgtgttattgactTTTGTCATcttgacaggtgtaagatggaacctTAGTGTGTCCTCGCTGAAGTTCAAAATCCAAGTAGACACAGCCGAGCTGAGTCTTTTGTTATGGCTAGCAGGAAATCTCCTTTTGGTTTCCCCGTTTTGGTTAGCCTCAGAAAGTCACAATATAAGTGAAGGTAAAGGGGTGGGAATGGACTAGAAAGAGTCTCTCTAACCCTAACTAAAGTTGAGTGGATTTCTTCATGACCTCCACTGAAGCACATTTCCTTTTTTACATGGggtacttctttttattttaagacaagatttctgtctgtgtcttgactatcctagaactcctgtaggccaggctggcataagagacccttctgcctctgcctttctagtgctgaaattaaaggtgtgtgccaccacacctagctaattattattatttatttaagaatTTCTTTTGGTATcttttttgtcatattttttcTCATCACCAACTCCTCCCCACTGAAGTCTGTCTTTCAGTGTGTCTGAACAATACGTCCATTATAGCCATAGAAGGTAAGGCCAGCTGTGCACATGTTTCGGTgctttaaagaattatttttttctattgtctgtaatggaaaaaaaaaatgaagagtttTATTCCCTGGACTGTTTCacttcctcagtagttaagagctggCCTGCAGAAGCAGCGGAGCAGGAAAAGGATGTTACTATAACCCAGGACCTCTTAACTGAATGCTTCGTGGAGAttctttgattctttctttctttctttctttctttctttctttctttctttctttctttctttctttcttcctttctttctcttccttccttccttccttccttccttccttccttccttcctttctttctttctttctttccttccttcctccttcctctcttccttcctttactTAGCAGGGGGTAGGGGGTTGtcattcaagacagggtttcccttaGCTAGCTCTGTAgaagaattcacagagatctgcctgcctctgcctcccaaatgctaggactaaaggcatgtgctgccaccacccagcttgAAGCATATTTCTAAAGAACTCTGCATGGTGACTAGTAGCTGTGTACCTCTAAAACACAAAGTGGAAAGAATCTAAAGGCATCTCAATGCCCAGAAAGCATGTGGTTGTTTATAGTTTAATAAGAGGTATAGTTGCTTACTAGAGAAACACAACTTTTATTCTTTTCAAAGAAAGACAGTTAGCAATCCCTACCATTCACAGTATGACAAAGGAAACGAACAAAGTACATGTTTTTCTCAAAAGCAAAATCACAGAAAACAGATTGAAAGATGTGCatagatattttttttccaacattTGTATTTGGTGGGCAAGAACAGCTTACATTTAAAATGTGTCCAGGTTATTGTCACTGATGAAATAGATAAAACCAAATGCACAGGAAATACACATCTTAGCCCTCTTAGAATGCCTCAGTGGGAAAACTGCGTGACTAACTCAGAAAAGATCAGTGTTCTTACCAGCTCCCACAGTGCAGAAATGTTTACATCTCACGAATGACCCGTCTTTTAAAACGAGTAAACAAGATGAtacatggaaacattttcctacATGTTTATGTGCCTCCTGTATTTGGGGAAAGGAATGTCTGTTTGCATGAGAAATTCTCGGAGGAATGTTTTACTACACATAGATGCTTTTGAGCCCAGCGTGGGGTTGGCCCCAGTAACAATACGTCCATTATAGCCATAGAAGGTAAGGCCGGCTGTGCACACACACGGGCACGTGACTCctaagagagaaaatattttcatagccAAGCAGAACAGTTAGACGTATCAAACCTCCTGTAAGGTCCTGTAACCCGGTAGTAAATGGATGCATATTCTGAGATAGGAGAGGGTCAGGCTCCCGGCACACAGTTTGTACTTCACTGGTCACAGAAGGACACTTCCGGTTGccagtcacttttttttcttttttcaggacTTCACATGTTTCGGTgctttaaagaattatttttttctattttctgtaaaggaaaaaaaaaatgaagatttttattCCCTGGGCTGTTTCgtttcctcagtagttaagagctggCCTGCAGAAGCAGCGGAGCAGGAAAAGGATGTTACTATAACCCAGGACCTCTTAACTGAATGCTTCGTGGAGATTCTGTGCTCCAGAGCCCTCGTGGGCAGAGCAAAGGCTAACTCAGAGGTCTGGAAGCCTACCTGTCGTATAAGGCGTGCTTGCTTTGATCTGGGGTCCAGGCACCTCTGTCCTTTCTGTGCTTTCAGGGTAACGCTGTTAAGGAAGACACAAAAATGTCTTAAGCACTGGTGGGAAAACATCCACAAAGCCAAACCACCCCCACCACTGTCATCTCCAGCAAGCCATTACTCACATCACTTCAACCTTGTCACAGCCGTTGCTGGGGTGAATTACGGAAACCCTCTCAATGTCTGCCTTTCTGACTGCTTTTGCTCCAGGGCCTATGCAAAGACAGCGCCCCCCTTTGAACATAACGAAGCCTAGAACAGATCAAAGCACTGGTTAGTCATGGCTGTGAATTACTGCCCTGCAAGTAGGTAGGTGGCAGACACATTTCTGTTCACCTCATTTGTGCAGATTGAAATTAAGTTTTGAATCTCCTGTAACAGTCCCTCTGCGTTATGCTAAtttactgtatccattcctcagtttttATTAGTGATTTAATTTAGGTTTCAGACAGTACTCACTTGCCGTTTGGCCCAGGCTTGTGTCCAACTCACCATGAAGCCCAGGAGGACCTTGAATTTGAAGCTCTACCTTGCAGGCCCCATATCTCAGTGTTACCTAGTCACCttagcctcctgtgtgctgaaaTTACGTGTGGCATGGGTGTGCCACCAGCCTGGCACGGGATTACTGAATAGCAACCACACTACAACAGCAAGCCAGAGAGCAAAGTGGCTGCTTTCttctctatttgttttattttatgactgATTGACTGGGTGTACAAACTTAGCCCACGGTCACTGGTGACCGGCTGTTTACTAAATGAGCAAATAGTTAATAATTCTTTTGATTTTGTCTCTTCAAGTTCAGATTTTAGATTAAGACTGAGTATCATAAATCAAGTCATTCTCCCAGCTAAGATTATCTTTGAAACCTTTGAAACCAGATGTTCCCGGGGAAGCCACAAATATTCGTTATTCTCTTAGACCAGTGAGAGTTCTTAAAATGGCTAGGCTTGTGTTATGGACTTCCTATTTCTTGATTAGCCCAGATCTGCAGTGATAAATCACGTATGAACCACCAGGTCACAGGAGACACAGCTCTAGGTTCAGTTTGCAGGGAAATGTTAATAATGTTTCTACTTGGGACAGTTTTCTTTGGGGGAAGGCCTATGGAGAGTTGTCAGCATTCATACTACCTTTGAAACACTCTTGTTCCCAAGTGAGGTATTTGCTCAAACACATGAAAATAGTGGGACTATCTCCCCAGAGAGAAGTTTTCTTTTCTCGATTCTGAGAGTATCACTTGTAATAAATTAGTAGTTTCATGGTTGAATCACTAATTTTTCCAGGACACCAACACAATCACATATAAGATTCTCCAAGCATACACTGAGAGCCAAAGGCTCTTGCTAGATAATTGTcaggaaatgaagaaatccaTAAAGTTTTTATCacccatgaaataaaataatcattttatttaaagatttctAACATTTGCTGTCATTGCTAGAGCTTCTAATGTGTGGAATTAAATGATTTGACCGGATGTTTTAGAGAAAAGACATTTGAAAAATAACGAAGTGGCCATTCAGGCTCACATACCTTGCACAGCTGTCGCACAGATGATCAGAGCCAAAGCTATGGCCATGCCCTTGGTGTTCATCTcggcttctgctgctgctgcctccttgCCTTGGCTTTGATGCTCTTTGCAGAGAACAGCAGGAAGGCTGAACCTGAGGAGCCTCGGGAGCATTTTATAGACCAGCAATCCTTGCAGAAGCAGGAATTTCCCTTCTTGACTCACGTAGCTTTCTTGCTTCCTAGAGTTTCTGATTTGTCCTGATATCAGTGCCTGTGCCTCCTCCTGTCTGCTGGAGTGAAGAAAGTGACTGGAATGTGAAACTGCTTGGGACCTAGAGTGCTGTATGCACAGTAGCTCGCTCACGTGGGAAGTGGGGGTCTGTGGGTGATCCCCATGAGAAATGACTGCGATTGTCTAGTGACTGTGGGCCATGGGTCCCACAGGCTCAGGAAGACCTTCTGGGTTCCAGGCagctcatcctccctccctcagatAGCTAGACAAAAGGACAGTCGGTTAATGCCTGCTATTTCATACCCGGTGACCTTCATCTAACTTTACATTGTATTCCGATTTCTTGTGTAAAATACTCTCCCCACACCTGTGCATTtcatctatttcttcttttttcttctctttaaaagCATCTCTTGGTGCATATACTTGAATACATTCTATTAAGGACTCCATATTAAGGACTCTAGAAACAAAATCATTGTCTCTTCTTGATCCTCTTAAGTTTTCTGAGTCTGTTTTAGGTGTGTCACTTATAAAAACCTAGTGGACTCAAATGCAgggcttttttttaaagaacattaggctgctgctgctgctgctgctgctgctgctggtggcagTGATGGTTGCGGTGGAGGtgttgatgatggtgatggaggtgggtggaggtggtgatggaggaggtggtggtgatggtgatggaggtggtggtgatggaggtggtgatggtggaggtggggatggaggaggtggaggtgatGATGGAAGTGGTGGAGGGGGGTGTagtggtgatggtgcacacctttaataccagcgcacgggaggtggaggcaggcagacctccatgaattcaagaccagcctcatctacaaagcaagttctgtaTTTGTGGATAGTTTAGGAGAGATTGCAGGAACAAAGACAcgttaaaaaaaaagtcctccctcttcttccctaaggCTGACACGGATGGTCTGCAGGGTGGCTGCTGTTACCCTGTGTCCTCCGAGAAGTGGAGGGGCTGTGCCCACAGCATACACGTGGCCGTGCCTGCTTTCCCCTTGGAGAGAAATCACAGCGTACGTAAATGCTGAGAAAGGTGTATTTGAGCCTCCACTTCCGGTCTTCGGATCCTAGATGTGGGAACACGGGGAGCCGGGAGAGGGGCTGCTTCTGCACAAAACTTTTCTTACCTGATTTCCTGTGCCTAAGGAGAAGCCCAGCGAGTTCTCCTGTGCCTAAGGGCCAGGTGTTCTCGCCCTCTTCCTGACACTCATCCAGGTTCCTGGAAAGCGCCACCCTTTACGGCAGCTCAACCAATGTCCCTTCATGTTCACGTGTGTGTCACAGCCCTGGCATTCTTACAAGTACAATAACCAGATCCCTTCTTGCGCTCTGCGGATGTTGTCGTTCTTCTCCTTGCACGTATGATTTCTGCTGGCTCTGCAGACACGTGGGGCAGGAGCGGTCTGCAGGACTggttctgacttgttcccttcgGAAGAAGTGTGTTCTGCGGTGTTGCAGGAGAAAGGCGTTCTTTCAGAATGTCCCTCAAGTctcctgatctctctctctctggaaaatTTGGTGCGTCTGACCGGAAATGTTTAGTTCATCTCCTGTTCTGAGCCCTTTAAGTCACCGTATCTTatctttatgctttttttttttttttttaatgtgttctctTGCAGTGGAGCTTAGGTTGGCCTAACTGGtgactatcctcctgcctcatccttttAAATGCTGAGAATGTAGGCATGGCTgggatttacttatttttaaataacatctGACTATTCATATACTGTAATGATTAAGTCTTCTAATTGTATAGAGCTGACTGTCCTTGCCTCGCTTATCCAGGAGTAATGTAAAGGGCCTTCTTAAACCTCTAGcagccatattttaaaaaataaaaataactgaaaatgaTTTAAGCAGTATATTTTAGGTACTTCAAAACGTAAAAGATTGTTTCACTGCCTAAATGAGCATTAAatgacatttaaatttttgtattcttaAGTGTTCAAATTGAACCAGTCACATGCCAGACGTGGCTCAGTGGTAATTTGGCTTAGGAGCTGCCATGCTGGACAGGAGGACCTCGTTAGCACGCGTGTCCCCGTGTTTAGTACATACTGGCTGCTGTGAGGCCCATCTAAAACTGCTGAGGGTGGAGGACAACAGATGCCACGATTTTGCCTCGCGGA encodes the following:
- the Cxcl11 gene encoding C-X-C motif chemokine 11; translation: MLPRLLRFSLPAVLCKEHQSQGKEAAAAEAEMNTKGMAIALALIICATAVQGFVMFKGGRCLCIGPGAKAVRKADIERVSVIHPSNGCDKVEVIVTLKAQKGQRCLDPRSKQARLIRQKIEKNNSLKHRNM